Proteins co-encoded in one Kribbella qitaiheensis genomic window:
- a CDS encoding carbohydrate ABC transporter permease: MTTETLRSAVVRRRAGTFGWTRIRPVLTHLALAAGALVMLYPLIWMVVSSLRPGNEIFREPGLLVRDLEIGNYKVGWNALSEPFTRYLLNSAVVVLGAVLGNLVSCSMAAYAFARLEFTGKKFWFSIMLVTIMLPIHVVIVPQYILFSQAGWINTFLPLVVPKFLATDAFFVFLMVQFIRGIPRELDEAARIDGCGRAGIFLRVILPLMVPALATTTIFTFIWTWNDFFSQLIYLTDPKMYTVPVALRSFVDATASTNWGSMFAMSVVSLVPVFLAFLFGQRFLIKGIATTGIK; encoded by the coding sequence ATGACGACTGAGACGCTGCGATCGGCGGTCGTACGCCGACGCGCCGGCACCTTCGGCTGGACCAGGATCCGGCCGGTACTCACGCATCTGGCGCTGGCAGCCGGCGCCCTGGTGATGCTCTATCCGCTGATCTGGATGGTCGTCAGCTCGCTGCGGCCGGGCAACGAGATCTTCCGCGAACCCGGGCTGCTCGTCCGGGACCTGGAGATCGGCAACTACAAGGTCGGCTGGAACGCGTTGAGCGAGCCGTTCACCCGGTACCTGCTGAACTCGGCCGTGGTCGTCCTCGGGGCCGTGCTGGGGAACCTGGTCTCCTGCTCGATGGCGGCGTACGCGTTCGCCCGGCTGGAGTTCACCGGCAAGAAGTTCTGGTTCTCGATCATGCTGGTGACGATCATGCTGCCGATCCACGTGGTGATCGTGCCGCAGTACATCCTGTTCTCGCAGGCCGGCTGGATCAACACGTTCCTGCCGCTGGTGGTGCCGAAGTTCCTGGCCACCGACGCGTTCTTCGTCTTCTTGATGGTGCAGTTCATCCGCGGCATCCCGCGCGAACTGGACGAGGCGGCCCGGATCGACGGCTGCGGCCGGGCCGGCATCTTCCTGCGGGTGATCCTGCCGTTGATGGTGCCCGCGCTGGCGACCACGACGATCTTCACGTTCATCTGGACCTGGAACGACTTCTTCAGCCAGCTGATCTACCTGACCGATCCGAAGATGTACACCGTCCCGGTCGCGCTGCGGTCGTTCGTCGACGCCACCGCCAGTACCAACTGGGGATCGATGTTCGCGATGTCGGTCGTCTCGCTCGTCCCTGTCTTCCTTGCCTTCCTCTTCGGTCAGCGCTTCCTGATCAAGGGGATCGCGACCACCGGCATCAAGTAA
- a CDS encoding ABC transporter substrate-binding protein — MRPLSRSTGAPPSSSRGLRVLAAVAIATSLLVASGCGGSSGGQSANGEVTLRFNWWGSDTRHKLTQQVIEEFQKEHPNIKIKGEYGEWAGYWDKLATTVAANDAPDIIQMDEKYLREYADRGALLDLKKADGLDTGKFEPDTLGTGEFDNGLYGLDAGINAFTIVANPAVFKAAGVAMPDDKTWTWDQYTQLAAQISTKLNGKGWGTAAPGSNDAGLNMWARQHGQSLFTKDGKLGVTKEGVTEFWSNVVKMQEAKATPSAAFTAQDITAPLDQSGMATGKLAMSYGWSNQLNALSKASGQDLELLRLPSVSGKASENGAYYKGSMFWSISSRSKHPKEAAEFVNYLANSPAAGNILLAERGVLPNTEIRAAVASKLKPADAASQAFIASIASELGEPSPPPPVGGGQVEKIIQRYTTEVMFARMKPDQAAEAFINEVNGELAK, encoded by the coding sequence ATGAGGCCGCTCTCCCGTTCCACCGGTGCCCCGCCGTCGTCATCAAGAGGCTTGCGAGTCTTGGCTGCCGTCGCGATCGCCACCTCCCTGCTCGTCGCGAGCGGCTGCGGCGGTTCGTCTGGTGGACAGTCCGCCAACGGCGAGGTCACCCTTCGCTTCAACTGGTGGGGCTCCGACACCCGGCACAAGCTCACCCAGCAGGTGATCGAGGAGTTCCAGAAGGAACACCCGAACATCAAGATCAAGGGTGAGTACGGCGAATGGGCCGGCTACTGGGACAAGCTCGCCACCACCGTGGCCGCCAACGACGCTCCCGACATCATCCAGATGGACGAGAAGTACCTGCGCGAGTACGCCGACCGCGGCGCGCTGCTGGACCTGAAGAAGGCCGACGGGCTGGACACCGGCAAGTTCGAGCCGGACACGCTGGGCACGGGTGAGTTCGACAACGGGCTGTACGGACTCGACGCGGGCATCAACGCGTTCACGATCGTGGCCAACCCGGCGGTCTTCAAGGCCGCGGGTGTCGCCATGCCCGACGACAAGACCTGGACCTGGGATCAGTACACCCAGCTCGCCGCGCAGATCAGCACGAAGCTCAACGGGAAGGGCTGGGGGACCGCGGCGCCCGGGAGCAACGACGCCGGCCTGAACATGTGGGCCCGGCAGCACGGGCAGTCGCTGTTCACCAAGGACGGCAAACTCGGCGTCACCAAGGAAGGCGTGACCGAGTTCTGGTCCAACGTGGTGAAGATGCAGGAAGCGAAGGCGACGCCGTCCGCGGCGTTCACCGCGCAGGACATTACCGCGCCGCTCGACCAGTCCGGGATGGCGACCGGCAAGCTGGCGATGAGTTACGGCTGGAGCAACCAGCTGAACGCGCTCAGCAAGGCCTCCGGTCAGGACCTCGAGCTGCTGCGGCTGCCGAGCGTGAGCGGCAAGGCGAGTGAGAACGGCGCGTACTACAAGGGATCCATGTTCTGGTCGATCTCCTCGCGCTCGAAGCACCCCAAGGAGGCGGCCGAGTTCGTCAACTACCTGGCGAACAGCCCGGCGGCGGGCAACATCCTGCTGGCCGAGCGTGGGGTCCTGCCGAACACCGAGATCCGGGCCGCCGTCGCGTCGAAGCTGAAGCCGGCCGACGCCGCGTCGCAGGCTTTCATCGCGAGCATCGCCAGCGAACTCGGCGAGCCTTCGCCGCCCCCGCCGGTCGGAGGTGGTCAGGTGGAGAAGATCATCCAGCGCTACACCACCGAGGTGATGTTCGCCCGGATGAAGCCGGACCAGGCGGCCGAGGCGTTCATCAACGAAGTCAACGGAGAGCTGGCCAAGTGA
- a CDS encoding carbohydrate ABC transporter permease: MSALGELSTLGRNKPPGQKPGRAGKVKKRDNLAAYLFLSPWLVGLFVITIGPMLASLYLAFTDYNLIQAPEWIGFENFTRMLSDQRLHNSLQVTFTYVFVSVPLQLAVALLLAVVLDRGVRGMAFYRSIFYLPSLLGSSVAIAILWKQVFGTEGLLNQVLAPLGFEGKGWISDPSTALGTLVVLNVWTFGAPMVIFLAGLRQIPAMYYEAASVDGASAFRRFRSITLPLLTPIIFFNLVLQIIHAFQSFTQAFVVSGGTGGPSDSTMFYTLYLYDRGFGNFDMGYASAMAWFLLVIIGVFTAINFIASKYWVFYDD; this comes from the coding sequence ATGAGCGCGCTGGGAGAGTTGAGCACGCTCGGTCGGAATAAGCCGCCCGGGCAGAAACCAGGCCGGGCCGGGAAGGTCAAGAAGCGGGACAACCTGGCGGCGTACCTGTTCCTGTCGCCGTGGCTGGTCGGGCTGTTCGTGATCACGATCGGGCCGATGCTGGCCTCGCTCTACCTGGCCTTCACGGACTACAACCTGATCCAGGCGCCGGAGTGGATCGGGTTCGAGAACTTCACCCGGATGCTGTCCGACCAGCGGCTGCACAACTCGCTGCAGGTCACCTTCACCTACGTGTTCGTCTCGGTCCCACTGCAGCTCGCCGTCGCTCTCCTGCTGGCCGTTGTACTGGATCGTGGCGTTCGCGGAATGGCCTTTTACCGATCGATCTTCTACCTGCCGTCGCTGCTCGGGTCGAGCGTGGCGATCGCGATCCTGTGGAAGCAGGTGTTCGGCACAGAGGGCCTGCTGAACCAGGTGCTCGCGCCGCTCGGGTTCGAAGGCAAGGGCTGGATCTCCGACCCCAGTACGGCGCTCGGCACGCTGGTGGTGCTGAACGTGTGGACCTTCGGTGCGCCGATGGTGATCTTCCTGGCCGGGCTGCGGCAGATCCCGGCGATGTACTACGAGGCCGCGTCAGTGGACGGCGCGAGTGCCTTCCGCCGGTTCCGCAGCATCACGCTGCCGCTGCTCACCCCGATCATCTTCTTCAACCTGGTGCTGCAGATCATCCACGCGTTCCAGTCGTTCACCCAGGCGTTCGTCGTCTCCGGTGGGACCGGCGGGCCGTCCGATTCGACCATGTTCTACACGCTCTATCTCTACGACCGTGGCTTCGGGAATTTCGACATGGGTTACGCGTCCGCGATGGCGTGGTTCCTGCTCGTGATCATCGGGGTCTTCACCGCGATCAACTTCATCGCCTCGAAGTACTGGGTGTTCTATGACGACTGA
- a CDS encoding substrate-binding domain-containing protein, which yields MPSPRQTVSAASVASRPKGYSSPPPRAGAEGAAGWELSAVLDELLADGVTAVFVEDLADADALAAAARDRGLDVPAQLSVVALGDASRPVPSDADYSGFHIPRKEMGRQAVGLLEAILSGDDAEIQQLLPCELVEGSTLTAPEGL from the coding sequence GTGCCGAGTCCTCGGCAGACCGTCTCCGCGGCTTCCGTAGCGTCGCGCCCCAAGGGATACAGCTCTCCCCCACCCAGGGCCGGCGCGGAGGGAGCGGCCGGGTGGGAGTTGAGCGCCGTGCTGGATGAGTTGCTTGCGGATGGCGTGACGGCTGTCTTCGTGGAGGACCTGGCGGATGCTGATGCGTTGGCCGCGGCAGCGAGGGACCGCGGGCTCGACGTACCGGCGCAGTTGTCCGTGGTGGCGCTTGGTGATGCGAGCCGGCCGGTGCCCAGCGATGCCGACTACTCGGGGTTCCACATCCCCCGCAAGGAGATGGGCCGCCAGGCGGTCGGGCTCCTCGAAGCGATCCTGTCCGGCGACGACGCCGAGATCCAGCAACTGCTGCCCTGCGAACTCGTCGAG
- a CDS encoding glutathione S-transferase family protein, which translates to MSSSVNPKGEYNRDSDYLSTRITNDPDAEYPVEPGRYRLVVARACPWANRAIIVRRLLGLEDVLSIGFCGPTHDQRSWTFDLDPGGVDPVLKIPRLQDAYFKRDPNYPKGITVPAMVDVQSGAVVTNDFAQLTLDLSTEWTAYHRDGAPQLYPEPLRDEIDEVAKRIYTEVNNGVYRAGFAGSQEAYDAAYERLFTALDWLSERLGDQRYLVGDTITEADVRLFTTLARFDAVYHGHFKCNRNKLTELPVLWAYARDLFQTPGFGDTVDFVQIKQHYYLVHTDINPTQIIPDGPDLSTWLTPHGREALGGRPFGDGTPPEPTRDSERVATGHGAG; encoded by the coding sequence CGACTACCTCAGCACCCGGATCACGAACGACCCCGATGCCGAGTATCCCGTCGAGCCGGGGCGGTACCGGCTGGTGGTGGCGCGGGCTTGTCCATGGGCGAACAGGGCGATCATCGTTCGCCGGCTGCTCGGGCTGGAGGACGTGCTGTCGATCGGGTTCTGCGGACCGACACATGATCAGCGCAGCTGGACGTTCGATCTCGACCCGGGCGGCGTCGACCCGGTGCTGAAGATTCCGCGGTTGCAGGACGCGTACTTCAAGCGCGACCCGAACTACCCGAAGGGCATCACGGTGCCCGCGATGGTCGACGTACAGAGCGGTGCCGTGGTGACCAACGACTTCGCGCAGCTCACGCTCGATCTGTCGACCGAGTGGACGGCGTACCACCGCGACGGCGCTCCGCAGCTGTACCCGGAGCCGTTGCGGGACGAGATCGACGAAGTTGCCAAGCGCATCTACACCGAGGTCAACAACGGCGTGTACCGCGCTGGTTTCGCCGGTTCGCAGGAGGCGTACGACGCGGCGTACGAGCGACTGTTCACTGCCCTCGACTGGCTGTCCGAAAGGCTTGGCGACCAGCGGTACCTCGTGGGCGACACCATCACCGAGGCCGACGTGCGGCTGTTCACCACGCTGGCGCGGTTCGACGCGGTGTACCACGGTCACTTCAAGTGCAACCGCAACAAGCTCACCGAGCTGCCGGTGTTGTGGGCGTATGCGCGCGACCTGTTCCAGACCCCGGGGTTCGGCGACACGGTCGACTTCGTCCAGATCAAGCAGCACTACTACCTGGTGCACACCGACATCAACCCGACCCAGATCATCCCCGACGGCCCCGACCTGTCGACCTGGCTCACTCCGCACGGCCGCGAAGCCCTCGGCGGCAGGCCGTTCGGAGACGGCACGCCGCCCGAGCCGACCCGCGACAGCGAGCGGGTCGCCACCGGCCACGGCGCCGGCTGA
- a CDS encoding Gfo/Idh/MocA family protein, with protein sequence MTGRDAGAGFRPVTVGLAGVHGFGAVHLRNVTRLAAEGRVRLVAVADPRPPGEELPPDVAVYSELRELLDAVEVDVVIIGTPIQTHIPLAELALRAGSDVLLEKPPAASLAEFEHLLSVIEETGRSCQVGFQTAGSHAAQALAAMVADGRLGELRGIGVVGTWVRTAQYWQRSRWAGIRTLDGVDVVGGAVTNPFAHGTAAALMIDGSGCADQVRSVETELFRANAIEADDTSVVRVLTSRGTTVVTALTLCAEVHDDEPVVIVHGSAGRAVLRYTKDRLELTVDGQTTETQYGRDDLLENLIDHRADPAVPLLAPFAETGAFTRVVEAVRVSAPPAEIPASLVRWEGEGLERRPIVAEVEKWVTRAGEELALFTELGAPWATS encoded by the coding sequence GTGACCGGCCGGGACGCCGGGGCGGGGTTCCGGCCGGTCACCGTGGGGCTGGCCGGAGTGCACGGCTTCGGGGCCGTGCATCTGCGGAACGTGACCCGGCTGGCGGCCGAAGGGCGGGTCCGTCTGGTGGCCGTCGCGGATCCGCGACCGCCTGGCGAGGAGTTGCCGCCGGACGTCGCCGTGTACTCCGAGCTGCGCGAGCTGCTCGATGCCGTCGAGGTCGACGTGGTGATCATCGGGACGCCGATCCAGACCCACATCCCGCTGGCGGAGCTGGCCCTGCGGGCAGGGTCGGATGTACTGCTGGAGAAACCTCCGGCCGCCTCGCTGGCGGAGTTCGAGCACCTGTTGTCGGTGATCGAAGAGACCGGGCGCAGCTGCCAGGTCGGGTTCCAGACGGCCGGCTCCCATGCCGCCCAGGCGTTGGCAGCGATGGTGGCGGACGGGCGGCTGGGCGAGCTGCGGGGGATCGGGGTGGTCGGCACGTGGGTGCGCACCGCGCAGTACTGGCAACGATCGCGGTGGGCGGGTATCCGCACGCTCGACGGGGTCGATGTGGTCGGTGGCGCCGTGACGAATCCCTTCGCTCATGGGACGGCGGCTGCGCTGATGATCGACGGCTCGGGGTGCGCCGACCAGGTGAGGTCTGTCGAGACCGAGCTGTTCCGGGCCAATGCGATCGAGGCCGACGACACTTCCGTCGTACGGGTGCTCACCAGTCGCGGTACGACGGTGGTGACGGCGCTGACGTTGTGTGCCGAGGTGCACGATGACGAGCCGGTGGTGATCGTGCATGGGTCGGCCGGACGTGCGGTCCTGCGGTACACGAAGGATCGGCTGGAGTTGACGGTCGACGGGCAGACGACGGAGACGCAGTACGGGCGGGACGATCTGCTGGAGAATCTGATCGACCATCGGGCCGACCCTGCTGTGCCGTTGCTGGCACCGTTTGCAGAGACGGGCGCATTCACCCGGGTCGTCGAGGCGGTGCGGGTCTCGGCGCCGCCTGCCGAGATTCCTGCTTCGCTGGTCCGCTGGGAGGGCGAGGGCTTGGAGCGCCGCCCGATCGTGGCCGAGGTCGAGAAGTGGGTCACGCGTGCGGGCGAGGAGCTTGCCTTGTTCACCGAACTCGGGGCGCCCTGGGCGACCTCGTAG
- a CDS encoding isocitrate lyase/PEP mutase family protein, with protein MSGFELYEKFMALHTRDGGLVMPNAWDGLSALILADAGFEAIATSSAAFAATLGRFDGRHAVSREEHLEHAQLLGRLTALPVNGDFEDGYGETPEEVAGTVEAAIAAGLAGIGIEDTSGNPEQPIRAFDDAVLRIRHAVAAAKGRIVITGRTDNFFQGNPDLDDTLRRLTAFAEAGADVLYAPFPPDLATVRAIVAAVAPKPVNVVISPADKILTVAELHQVGVKRISLGMSLYGHTMLSLEQAARSLSSGDIATASAGLGFPRLTELLGQAKS; from the coding sequence ATGTCTGGTTTCGAGCTCTACGAGAAGTTCATGGCCTTGCACACCCGCGACGGTGGCCTCGTGATGCCGAATGCCTGGGACGGGCTGTCCGCGCTGATCCTCGCCGATGCGGGCTTCGAAGCGATCGCGACCTCCTCGGCCGCCTTCGCCGCCACCCTCGGCCGCTTCGACGGACGCCACGCGGTCAGCCGCGAGGAACATCTCGAGCACGCTCAACTACTCGGCCGGCTCACCGCCCTTCCGGTCAACGGCGACTTCGAAGACGGCTACGGCGAGACCCCCGAGGAGGTCGCCGGGACTGTCGAGGCCGCGATCGCCGCGGGCCTCGCAGGAATCGGCATCGAAGACACCAGCGGCAACCCCGAGCAGCCCATTCGCGCTTTCGACGACGCCGTACTGCGAATCCGCCACGCCGTCGCCGCCGCGAAGGGCAGGATCGTCATCACCGGCCGAACGGACAACTTCTTCCAGGGCAACCCCGACCTTGACGACACCCTCCGCCGCCTGACCGCCTTCGCCGAAGCCGGCGCGGATGTCCTCTACGCCCCCTTCCCACCCGACCTGGCCACGGTCCGCGCCATCGTCGCGGCCGTCGCACCAAAGCCGGTCAACGTCGTCATCTCCCCCGCAGACAAGATCCTGACGGTCGCCGAACTCCACCAGGTAGGCGTAAAGCGCATCAGCCTAGGCATGTCCCTCTACGGCCACACCATGCTGTCGCTGGAACAAGCAGCCAGGTCCCTGTCTTCCGGAGACATCGCCACAGCCTCCGCCGGCTTGGGCTTTCCCCGCCTCACGGAACTTCTGGGGCAGGCCAAGAGCTGA